The sequence below is a genomic window from Plasmodium gaboni strain SY75 chromosome 7, whole genome shotgun sequence.
TGTTCGTTCCAACAATGTTAGAggtttctttttttctttcctttttctttttttctgatttttctcttttctcaatttttattatattccTTTTCTCTATATCATCATTTGGAGGTATATATGTCCATGTATCATTTTGATGACACGTActtgtattatatatcacATGTTTATGATTTGAGTgttttcttcttttaagaatattatcatcaaCTTGGTCTTTTAATATGACAGCATATACCATTTTTTTACGGCAAGGaacatatgtataaataaataaataaaagtatataaatatttcaacatttataaatgtatgtatatgtgtaaatattatatgtacCACAGgcaaataaataaataaatatatatatatatattacacatacatatatatatatatattaaattttaataaaattgaGAAACATAAACATTTTGTTGATATATGTTTGAGGTTAATTTATGTATTTCAAACAAGGGAAGTAGGActttcaaaaaaaaaaaaaaaaaaaaaaaaaaaaaacataaaactaaatgtacataaataaatatatatatatatatatatatatatatatatttataaaataataaacaaaaaaaacaaaaatcaaaaagggaatattatatcatacctaaggaataaaattatatatatatatattatatgtaaaagTATAAACATTtctaaatataaatttcttaatatatcccttattatttatacGTATGGCTTTTATAATGTCTTACAAATTCAAAATTAATaatccaaaaaaaaaaaaaataaaataaataaataaaacataaaaaagtaatatatattttatatatatgtaaatgTAGTTTTTACTTTAAGCCActtaattatatatatatatatatatatatatatattatatggaTGTTTAAGgtcatatttttttttttttttttctctcCTAAAgaacacatatataattatataaagtTCAGTGaggaaaaataaaaagtaaaaaaataaatttaatcATTTCAAGTGATTAAATATGTCACAACatgttatttattatgttgAATGAAGAGATAATCAATTCATATCTCAAAATAGAAatgtatattaaaaaaaaaaaaaaaaaaaaaaatatttattctCCCTATAAAtagcatatatatatatatatatatatatatatcgatatcttcttattattatttatatttgcGGGTGGTAATTATATTAgtaaacaaaaaataatattggtgttcataaaaaatttgaTGCTCGTAAAATTTTTTGATTAATATGTGTGTAATAAGTagaattaaaataaaaataggaagaaaaaaaaaatgttaatTGTCCATAGGTACAaatactattattataaaaatgtaaataaataaataaatatatatatatatatatatatatatgtatgtttatattttaaaatcATCATGTAAATTTCAATCTATCAATATAACTCTCTTGTGcttatataattaaattaatatatatatttaaggacacataaaaaaaaaaaaaaaaaatagaaacattctcatttatatttattatcactTTTCATGTTCTTTGGttaagaataaatattcatattttgttcataggaaaaaaaaaaaaaagaaaagtaATAAGTTCCCTTACAATATTGGTTACactttaattttttatttttttcaacaacaatttaaaatatataatatataatggATAGGTTCCAAAAGaatgataatgaaaattattacaaatattatgttttaCAAATAGGTAcatgtattatatatgtatgtctgtatttattttatactataaaaatgtataaagtgaattttttttttttttctatatattttattccTTATAGAATgttgatatatattaagatccataagaatattttttatttgtctacaatatatatgtatttatatatttatttttttattttttgtagGAAGAAAATACACATATGTAGGCATGTGCGGACTTCACAAGCCAGTATCCATTTTTTTAACTccaaatttttttgtatacAATGAAAGatttcataatttttttgaagaCACCTATAAGGCTAATGAAATGATggattatataaatagaaAAAGGGAAGAACAATATGGAAACAAGAAATCTCAAAATATGTTGCATGTAAGCAAGGATCAATCCaaagaagatataaaaatagtaACAAAGGATAATCCAACGGATGAATGTCTTGATAAATACATAAGTAGTGATATTTTggattataataatgaagaagTGTTATGtgataagaataatatatatgaacaaaataaattttgtGATAATGAAAAGAGACATAATAAGATGAAGATATATcattatgaatataaatataatcaaGACTTATATTTATGGAGAACATATTTTGAcgaatatatatttcatatatttcataatattattataaaaactaataataaatcaaaaaaagttatactcgtattaaatatgtttattcctactattataaaatatgcTCTCTGTATATCTCTTATAGAAAATCCTGAATATTCCTgtatatcatatattaacGATTTAATATCtcctttatatttatgtaattATAAAACGTGTGTAGTTCTTGACCTTGGCTATATTAATTGTAGAATATTACCAATAATGGATGGAGTACctttatatcatcattatacTTATATACATAATGGAGGCTTCTATAttaatatagaaataaaaaaattattaaagcagcaatatataagaagatataaaaaagggaaaaatataatttcaATCGATGATGGTATGAAATTATGTTTGGAAAATGGAAAGAAAAATGGTGATAATATagatgatgataatatagatgatgttaatatagatgatgttaatatagatgatgataatatagatgatgttaatatagatgatgatgataataatattaagtattatttaaatttatatcCTCTAGAAGAAATAATTAACGTTATTGACAATATGACAGATGATGATAtagaaattataaaaataaaatattgttatataaaaaaggataGTAATGATATGACatgtaataaatatgtactatataaatataataattataatataattatagaTCCTTATACTAGATATAAAGCTTgtgaaatattatttgaaaaagaatatgatcaaaatatttattccTTATTTTCTAGTATAgtacaaaaaataaatatatttgaaacatatatattttcaaatatattattagtaGGTGGTTGTAGTAATATTAAAGGTATTTTATCGAAGGTTTCTCAAATATTTGTTCAAGTATtaagaaatgaaaaaaaattccCACAAAATTTTCAAGATAATGTACATTTTCTTCTTTCTAATATTTCTCCTAACTTACGTCAGTTTGTAGGGGCATCCATATGTTCGAGCATAGACAATTTGCCAGAATATACGTCTGAGGAGATATTGAACAATGTCTTATATGACCACCTTAACGAGGATATATACATGACATTCAAGACATAAAATAAGActacaaaatatataaatatataaatatatattatagtattattgttgtgtttttatatttttacaaaaaaaaaaaataaaataaaataataataaattatttaacaaataaaattgatAGCAACATAAAGGTAATTCAAATggataatatatatataaatatatatatatatatatatatatatatatctttgTGTGTgtcataatattttatattttttatgtgaCAGTGCCTTTTTTTTGGTCCTGATTTTCATTGTTACCCTTTTTTTGTAACTTTTCTTTCAtatttcttaatttttttagTATAATACTCAAATGTGCCTTTTCATTATCAGCcattttttcatataaatactGATAGCCGTTAGTATAAATAGGCTTTACTTTTTCATCAATAGCTAAacacatatttattttttgttgtttCTCTATGTCCATACGTCtatcataaaatattttttctgTTTTTTCTAATGCCTCTTTTCTAGAATAGCCTCtgttcatataatataactGATGAGTAGCCATTTGCGTAATTATATGATCATTTCTAAAATAATCATATCctttaatattattattacctTCCACATAACAATCTTGAAATCTTAAATGAggatatttttttaataaaaattttactaattccatatatttattattattatattttgttttcaaacttatattatatatctcCATAGGGGGAGCTCTCTCAGACCATTCTAACCAACGAGGAGTGTCATATAAATTTGTATTAACAAGCGTCCTCATCTTATCTACAATATTGTATTTTAAAAAACGACAAAAGTTAGAGCCATTAGGATGAACGGCTCCCTTACCCattattcaaaaatataaatcaaaGCAAATggattatatataaatatatatatatatatataatacattttttcCAATTATGAAATCTTGTAATTgtaacaatataaaaatattcctATTAGTATATCAACTTAATGaacattatttattatatatatataaaataaaacgaaaaaaaaattaaaccTCATAAGGACgtcaaaaaaaaaaaaaatatatatatatatatatatatatatatttgatatatttttatttataataatttatgGAATATATGCACTTGCTGATGACTTTTATTATTGATTCTCTCGTACTAATCATGAAATTctaatataaaaatatgtttaatttgtttttttgtttaaattaaaaaaaaaaaaaaagaaatgagGAAATATTTTACCTTTTTAAGAGAATTTTCTACTCTTAAAAATATGGTCCCTGAGGATTTCAACATGTTAAGGAAAAAGTTGAGATGTAAATTTAAAAGTGTTAGTccgaaaaaaaaaaaaaataaaataataaataaataatatatataaaaaaaaagcaaaaaaaaaaggaacGAAAGAGATACATATTGTGAACTATCAATAAGAACAAATACTCATGTGTAACTAATACtaaatttttcttattgttttctttttttttttataattttttagGTAGGTATGTTAGAATTAGATACTTTATTTAACAATTATTTAAATGcaaatatgaatataatagataatgaaaaagtcaagttgttatataatttaatgGATATAGATACAACTAATATGttgaaattattttatttttattccaataaagaaaataaaagtgTAGACAAATTGACAAACCTAATGAATGTTAAAGATAAAAAGGTAATACAGGATacttttaatttattaattgaTATCCTAAACAATAATCAAAAGTATGTTAGTTCTCAAtgagaagaaaaaaataaataattaagtattatgtatattatattttttattttattattattttattatttttttttttgattatattttattacttttttttttttttttatgttacTCTTTCCCATATTTTTAATCAACATAATTAGATAAActataaatttttttttttttttaagaatttatacaatatattatatagaagGATGTTGATACCTTATcaatatgtataaatatacatacaaataaataaatatatatatatatatatatatattttattttattttattattttacGCTTCGATTAAATCATGGTGGTGTATATTCTCATCCACATCCATCTAAAATGAAGgtcaaaaaaaaaaaaaaaaaaagaaaaaaaaaaatattcaacaggaatataatattgaattatttatttgatttgattttatatgatttaatttgattttatatgatttaatttgatttttttttttttttttttggtatatgtttataataaatatggagtaataatatatcattacAGGTATGTCAATTAAGAACTTTTTAAATTCACTCTCTGTAAACTTATTTCCATTTTCACATAAAAGAATTTTCAAttcgtttttttttattatatcttctgacataagaaaaaaaaaaaaaaaaacgaaaaaaattataagaatataataaaagttAAATTGAATGAacatacaaataaatattatatgtatattttataatatatacttttagggtttaaaaaattaatggaattttcaattttttcttttccATAATAATTCGTTTGAAACTTATCAACGAAATCTTTCAGTTCGTCCAAGTTATAagtatttttattatcatcaaaAATTTCACTGGACACATTAAAACTgcaaaaaaatataatatatattataaagatGTAAACTCTTCATAGTTAGAttgaatataaatgaatatatcacatatatatatatatgtatatattttattatataccCTAACgattttaatatttttattagaTCGTTCTTATCAATATGATCcgtgttttttttttttaaattaaataaatctTCAATTCTTGAATACTAAGGATTACAcaaaataaacataaatatgttgatacataattattgtattcttttattttttttttcttttaatagGTCGATGTTACTTGTATTTGctccatatatatattttttttttttatatatataacagCGACCATATGAATGTTAAAATTTAACTCAAACTTTATACGTacacataaaaatttattttacatgtgtatatgttttaaaaatatatataatgatggaaaaaaaaaaagaaataagataaaaaaaaaaaaaaaaaaaaaaaaaaaaaaaaaaaNNNNNNNNNNNNNNNNNNNNNNNNNNNNNNNNNNNNNNNNNNNNNNNNNNNNNNNNNNNNNNNNNNNNNNNNNNNNNNNNNNNNNNNNNNNNNNNNNNNNNNNNNNNNNNNNNNNNNNNNNNNNNNNNNNNNNNNNNNNNNNNNNNNNNNNNNNNNNNNNNNNNNNNNNNNNNNNNNNNNNNNNNNNNNNNNNNNNNNNNNNNNNNNNNNNNNNNNNNNNNNNNNNNNNNNNNNNNNNNNNNNNNNNNNNNNNNNNNNNNNNNNNNatgtattatattttatatttcatattattttttttattttatttttttgacCCCTAAAAtttatgcatatatatgtgtatttatatacCAATAAAAAGAGAATTCTTCACTTGGAAATAAAACGTACacttaatatatacatatgtgtttaaattattattattattttttttttttatgttttaatatacttataattaaattatgtatatatgtttacAATGTGAAAAAACATATTACACAGAAAAAAAGGGAGATATCCTTTTGATAATTTTTGCACATATAACaaagtataatatatgtacataagaaaaaaaaaaaaataaaaataaagtatatatatatataatacatattaagATATTCttatgtttaaaaaaattgacATGTCTTATAAGTTTATATAAAACCAAAAGTagaattattttatcatttattttttttttttttttaaagaaaacCGTTTTTGTGATTAATAATAGACAAAAGGgaaatattcataatatgtgaaatatatatatattatatatgtatatatatgtgagaatgattttatataataagatataatttttacaatataataaaattaaatatatatatatatatataattaatttatcaGTTGTGATTTTTTCACATGTGATGAATAATgtatcataatatatattataataattaatttattttttcttatgATTTTATTCAACCttgatttttttattataagcatcattttatattttagTTGAAGCGCACAAAGGTATTtctcatatatatatatatatatatatattatatatttttagtttttttaaaaaaaaaaaattagtaGACATTCCAAATATTTAATCATTGTAATACATAATGGTTGATGagaattattttaaagaaaGCGACAACTCAAAGGTTTTAGACTTTGATCAAatagaaaatgaaattaaagaattcaaaacaaaacaaaatgaaatatttaatttttatgttaaaaatattgatgATTTAATaggaaaaataaataaagcTAAAAACCTTTTAGaggaaaagaaaaaaaacgaaaacgaaataaaaaatgatgataataatgagaataataaaaataatattgagATAAATAGTACTGTTActaatatagataataatgaatgcactgataaaataaaaagaatcGAAAGTAtagatgaaaataaaacaataaataaaaataatgttattataaaagatttaataaaagatgtcaaatgtttaaatattacagaaaaaattaatagtgaaaacaaaatattttataatgcattgttattatcatatagaggtattatatctttaatAAAACAGGAGACACCtgaaatatttaaagatatacatattaaaaaaactATTATTCTTAGATTAATTCTGATTCATTTTT
It includes:
- a CDS encoding putative actin-like protein, whose protein sequence is MDRFQKNDNENYYKYYVLQIGRKYTYVGMCGLHKPVSIFLTPNFFVYNERFHNFFEDTYKANEMMDYINRKREEQYGNKKSQNMLHVSKDQSKEDIKIVTKDNPTDECLDKYISSDILDYNNEEVLCDKNNIYEQNKFCDNEKRHNKMKIYHYEYKYNQDLYLWRTYFDEYIFHIFHNIIIKTNNKSKKVILVLNMFIPTIIKYALCISLIENPEYSCISYINDLISPLYLCNYKTCVVLDLGYINCRILPIMDGVPLYHHYTYIHNGGFYINIEIKKLLKQQYIRRYKKGKNIISIDDGMKLCLENGKKNGDNIDDDNIDDVNIDDVNIDDDNIDDVNIDDDDNNIKYYLNLYPLEEIINVIDNMTDDDIEIIKIKYCYIKKDSNDMTCNKYVLYKYNNYNIIIDPYTRYKACEILFEKEYDQNIYSLFSSIVQKINIFETYIFSNILLVGGCSNIKGILSKVSQIFVQVLRNEKKFPQNFQDNVHFLLSNISPNLRQFVGASICSSIDNLPEYTSEEILNNVLYDHLNEDIYMTFKT
- a CDS encoding hypothetical protein (conserved Plasmodium protein, unknown function), producing MGKGAVHPNGSNFCRFLKYNIVDKMRTLVNTNLYDTPRWLEWSERAPPMEIYNISLKTKYNNNKYMELVKFLLKKYPHLRFQDCYVEGNNNIKGYDYFRNDHIITQMATHQLYYMNRGYSRKEALEKTEKIFYDRRMDIEKQQKINMCLAIDEKVKPIYTNGYQYLYEKMADNEKAHLSIILKKLRNMKEKLQKKGNNENQDQKKGTVT
- a CDS encoding hypothetical protein (conserved Plasmodium protein, unknown function~transcript variant 2; alternatively spliced), with the protein product MRKYFTFLREFSTLKNMVPEDFNMLRKKLRCKFKSVSMLELDTLFNNYLNANMNIIDNEKVKLLYNLMDIDTTNMLKLFYFYSNKENKSVDKLTNLMNVKDKKVIQDTFNLLIDILNNNQKYVSSQ
- a CDS encoding hypothetical protein (conserved Plasmodium protein, unknown function~transcript variant 1; alternatively spliced), translating into MRKYFTFLREFSTLKNMVPEDFNMLRKKLRCKFKSVGMLELDTLFNNYLNANMNIIDNEKVKLLYNLMDIDTTNMLKLFYFYSNKENKSVDKLTNLMNVKDKKVIQDTFNLLIDILNNNQKYVSSQ
- a CDS encoding hypothetical protein (conserved Plasmodium protein, unknown function) produces the protein MVAYSRIEDLFNLKKKNTDHIDKNDLIKILKSLGFNVSSEIFDDNKNTYNLDELKDFVDKFQTNYYGKEKIENSINFLNPKKDIIKKNELKILLCENGNKFTESEFKKFLIDIPMDVDENIHHHDLIEA